Proteins from a genomic interval of Diospyros lotus cultivar Yz01 chromosome 6, ASM1463336v1, whole genome shotgun sequence:
- the LOC127803751 gene encoding AP2-like ethylene-responsive transcription factor ANT, which translates to MKPMSNDGNTSHGNNWLGFSLSPCLNMELPSQPHQTHPPSSVVSSANSFNFPTHYSYTGACYGGENGGFGSALTMMPLKSDGSLCMMEALNNSHPQGMVTNSTPKLEDFFGGETMGTHHYEGSDREAMALSLDSIYYQHNPDHETNSQDLLNHFQHSSRQQNHHIQVQQYSGYSAFRGPEMYQTPLEEETKETQLAENEISGMKNWVSGSYPAKMIGCMGGNGGENGSLSVLRYGDLQSLSLSMSPGSQSSCVTGSHQISPAVTECAALETKKRGSEKLEQKQIVYRKSIDTFGQRTSQYRGVTRHRWTGRYEAHLWDNSCKKEGQSRKGRQVYLGGYDKEEKAARAYDLAALKYWGPSTHINFPLENYQEELEEMKNMTRQEYVAHLRRKSSGFSRGASIYRGVTRHHQHGRWQARIGRVAGNKDLYLGTFGTQEEAAEAYDIAAIKFRGANAVTNFDTSRYDVERIMASNTILAGELARRNKEEIEFTKEVVPNENPSSTLNNNGEKNGSESDWKMTLHQSSQANNGLNNYEKPYFSMAANDLLMGTQQELRHDLAAAGKTASHLSNASSLVTSLGSSREGSPDKQQNNLALPLASKFFTATSSATDGTMTWASTSSAQLRAQMPLLHAWTTTDASSS; encoded by the exons atgaagccCATGAGCAATGATGGTAACACCTCCCATGGTAACAACTGGCTGGGCTTTTCCCTCTCCCCTTGCTTGAACATGGAGCTTCCCTCACAGCCACATCAAACTCACCCTCCATCCTCTGTTGTTTCCTCTGCAAATTCCTTTAATTTCCCTACTCACTATAGCTACACTGGCGCCTGTTATGGCGGTGAAAATGGTGGCTTTGGATCTGCTTTGACTATGATGCCGCTCAAGTCTGATGGATCACTGTGCATGATGGAAGCTCTCAACAACTCACACCCACAAG GAATGGTGACAAATTCCACACCAAAACTGGAGGATTTCTTTGGAGGAGAAACAATGGGGACCCATCATTATGAAGGCAGTGACAGAGAAGCTATGGCTCTGAGTTTAGATAGCATCTACTACCAGCATAACCCCGATCATGAGACCAACAGCCAAGACTTGCTGAACCATTTCCAGCACAGCTCTAGGCAGCAAAATCATCACATTCAAGTTCAACAATACTCTGGTTACTCTGCATTTAGGGGCCCTGAAATGTACCAAACACCTCTAGAGGAGGAGACCAAGGAAACGCAACTAGCAGAAAATGAAATCTCTGGCATGAAGAACTGGGTTTCAGGTAGCTATCCTGCTAAGATGATTGGCTGCATGGGGGGAAATGGTGGAGAAAATGGGTCTCTGAGTGTGTTGAGATATGGGGATTTACAATCCCTGAGCTTGTCCATGAGCCCTGGCTCCCAGTCAAGCTGTGTAACTGGTTCACATCAGATTTCACCCGCCGTAACGGAGTGTGCAGCCTTGGAAACAAAGAAAAGAGGATCTGAGAAGCTCGAACAGAAGCAGATTGTTTATAGGAAGTCCATAGATACATTTGGGCAGAGAACTTCACAGTACAGAGGTGTCACAAG GCATAGGTGGACTGGTAGATATGAAGCCCATCTATGGGACAACAGTTGCAAGAAAGAGGGACAGAGCAGGAAAGGAAGACAAG TTTATCTGG GGGGTTAtgataaggaagaaaaggctgcaAGAGCTTACGATTTAGCGGCACTAAAGTACTGGGGACCTTCAACCCACATCAATTTTCCG TTGGAAAACTATCAAGAAGAACttgaagaaatgaagaacatgacCAGACAAGAATATGTTGCTCACTTAAGAAG GAAAAGCAGCGGCTTTTCGAGGGGTGCTTCGATTTATAGGGGAGTCACAAG GCATCACCAACATGGACGCTGGCAAGCTCGGATAGGCAGAGTTGCAGGAAACAAGGACCTTTATCTAGGGACATTTG GCACCCAAGAGGAAGCGGCTGAGGCCTATGACATAGCGGCAATAAAATTCCGCGGGGCTAATGCTGTCACTAACTTCGACACATCAAGGTACGACGTAGAGCGCATCATGGCCAGCAACACCATTCTTGCCGGAGAACTTGCTAGGCGAAACAAGGAGGAGATCGAGTTCACCAAAGAGGTCGTCCCTAATGAAAACCCTTCTAGCACTCTCAATAACAATGGCGAGAAAAATGGAAGTGAATCGGATTGGAAAATGACACTGCACCAATCCTCCCAAGCCAATAACGGGCTTAACAATTATGAAAAACCATATTTCTCCATGGCTGCAAATGATCTTCTGATGGGGACTCAGCAAGAGCTCCGTCATGACTTGGCTGCAGCAGGGAAGACGGCGAGCCACTTGTCAAATGCCTCGTCGCTCGTGACGAGCCTAGGCAGCTCGAGAGAAGGCAGCCCTGATAAACAACAGAATAACTTGGCATTGCCATTGGCGTCCAAGTTTTTCACCGCTACTTCCAGTGCTACAGATGGTACCATGACTTGGGCATCAACATCATCAGCCCAGCTGAGGGCTCAGATGCCTTTGCTGCATGCATGGACTACTACTGATGCATCATCATCATGA